A DNA window from Leptolyngbya sp. KIOST-1 contains the following coding sequences:
- the holA gene encoding DNA polymerase III subunit delta: protein MPAYYFWGDDDFALQQAVQDLRQRTLDDAWASFNYDVIATDAANGPTQALNQAMTPPFGQGQRLVWLQNTSLGQRCPESTLAEFERTLPQLPDTAVLLLTSLAKPDGRAKFTKLFKTWGEIREFATIPPWKTDQIRQQVVTVAQARQLPLEPATLDLLAEAVGSDTRQLHLELEKLALYWGANPQPIPPAVVAELVTVSTQTSLKLAQALKQGDTPTALTLVNDLLDRNEPALRIVATLVSQFRLWLWLKVLIQAGVQSDAEVAAAAEVANPKRIYFLKQEVRSLSLAQLQRSLPLLLELESDLKQGRDERATLHTKVIELCQRVPSGGA, encoded by the coding sequence ATGCCCGCCTACTACTTCTGGGGCGACGACGACTTTGCCCTCCAACAGGCTGTCCAGGACCTGCGCCAGCGCACCCTTGACGACGCCTGGGCCAGCTTTAATTACGACGTCATTGCTACCGATGCGGCCAATGGCCCGACCCAGGCGCTGAACCAGGCCATGACCCCTCCCTTTGGCCAGGGGCAGCGGCTGGTGTGGCTGCAAAACACCAGCCTGGGCCAGCGCTGCCCAGAGTCCACCCTGGCCGAGTTTGAGCGCACCCTGCCCCAGTTACCCGATACCGCCGTGCTGCTGCTGACCAGCCTGGCCAAGCCCGACGGACGAGCCAAGTTCACAAAACTTTTCAAGACCTGGGGGGAGATCCGCGAGTTCGCCACCATTCCCCCCTGGAAGACCGATCAGATTCGCCAGCAGGTGGTGACCGTGGCCCAGGCGCGCCAGCTGCCCCTGGAGCCCGCTACCCTTGACCTGCTGGCCGAAGCGGTGGGCAGCGACACTCGCCAGCTGCACCTGGAGCTAGAGAAACTGGCACTCTACTGGGGCGCTAACCCACAGCCCATTCCGCCGGCGGTGGTCGCAGAGCTGGTGACGGTCTCCACCCAGACCAGCCTGAAGCTGGCCCAGGCGCTCAAGCAGGGGGATACCCCTACCGCCCTGACCCTGGTCAATGACCTGCTCGATCGCAACGAGCCCGCCCTGCGGATAGTGGCTACCTTGGTCAGCCAATTTCGGCTGTGGCTGTGGCTGAAGGTGCTGATCCAGGCTGGGGTGCAGAGCGATGCCGAGGTGGCCGCCGCCGCTGAGGTGGCCAACCCCAAGCGGATCTACTTTTTGAAGCAGGAGGTGCGATCGCTAAGTTTGGCCCAATTGCAACGCAGCCTGCCTTTGCTACTAGAATTAGAGTCTGACTTGAAGCAAGGTCGAGATGAACGCGCTACCCTACACACAAAAGTTATAGAACTCTGCCAGAGAGTGCCGTCTGGGGGTGCCTGA
- a CDS encoding bifunctional cobalt-precorrin-7 (C(5))-methyltransferase/cobalt-precorrin-6B (C(15))-methyltransferase, with protein MTPIQVVGVGLDGRAGLAASGLALIDQATVLVGSPRHLSYFAESGAERWPLSDLKVTLERLRGWLESDPSGVAVVLASGDPLFFGLGRLLLEHLPPESLTFHPHLSAVQLAFSRLKLPWQEATLVSAHGRSTDALTAALRRGDELIAVLTDPAHTPAALGQLVLGLELPHTYRLWVGENLGGDGERVRELRLGDLAAAPFASLNVVVLQRQPEAEFDPANLPLIGLPDRAFATFGDRPGLITKRDVRIQVLADLDPRPGQVIWDVGAGTGSVSVEISRLCPAAQVYAIEKTAAGHRLIQQNQNRLGGPNLHPIYGAAPESLAALPDPDRVFIGGSGGHLGNILELCAHRLRPQGRMVLALATLEHTGTVLGWVDGATPGARPWAVQLRQIQVQHGVRVGSLTRWQPLTPITLITLTQPNSHSPAPVNPSSASGSTPVSG; from the coding sequence ATGACCCCGATTCAGGTGGTTGGGGTGGGGCTGGACGGCCGAGCCGGGCTGGCTGCAAGCGGCCTGGCGCTGATTGACCAGGCGACGGTGCTGGTGGGCAGCCCCCGCCACCTGAGCTACTTCGCCGAAAGTGGGGCCGAGCGCTGGCCCCTCAGCGACCTCAAGGTTACCCTCGAGCGGCTCCGCGGCTGGCTGGAGAGCGACCCGTCCGGGGTGGCCGTGGTGCTGGCCTCGGGCGATCCGCTCTTTTTTGGCCTGGGGCGACTGCTGCTGGAGCACCTGCCCCCCGAAAGTCTCACCTTTCACCCCCACCTGAGCGCGGTGCAGCTGGCCTTTAGCCGTCTCAAGCTGCCCTGGCAGGAGGCCACGCTGGTCAGCGCCCACGGCCGCTCGACCGACGCGTTGACCGCCGCCCTGCGCCGCGGCGACGAGTTGATTGCGGTGCTGACCGACCCCGCCCACACCCCGGCCGCCCTGGGGCAGCTGGTCCTGGGGCTGGAGTTACCCCACACCTACCGGCTGTGGGTGGGCGAAAACCTGGGCGGCGACGGCGAGCGAGTGCGCGAACTGAGGCTGGGGGACCTCGCTGCCGCACCCTTTGCCAGCCTCAACGTGGTGGTGCTGCAGCGGCAGCCGGAAGCAGAATTTGACCCAGCCAACCTGCCGCTGATTGGCCTCCCCGATCGCGCCTTTGCCACCTTTGGCGATCGCCCCGGCCTGATCACCAAGCGCGACGTTCGCATTCAGGTGCTGGCCGACCTCGACCCCAGACCCGGGCAGGTGATCTGGGATGTCGGCGCGGGTACGGGCTCGGTCAGCGTCGAGATCAGTCGGCTCTGCCCCGCGGCCCAGGTCTACGCGATCGAAAAAACCGCCGCTGGCCACCGTCTGATTCAGCAAAACCAGAACCGGCTGGGTGGCCCCAACCTCCACCCCATCTATGGCGCTGCCCCCGAGTCCCTGGCCGCCCTCCCCGACCCCGATCGCGTTTTCATCGGCGGCAGCGGCGGTCACCTGGGCAACATTCTGGAGCTGTGTGCCCATCGTCTCCGGCCCCAGGGGCGCATGGTCCTGGCTCTGGCTACCCTGGAGCATACGGGCACGGTGCTGGGGTGGGTCGATGGCGCTACCCCAGGCGCGCGTCCCTGGGCGGTTCAGCTCCGCCAAATTCAGGTGCAGCACGGCGTTCGGGTGGGCTCCCTGACCCGCTGGCAGCCACTGACCCCGATCACCCTGATCACCCTAACTCAGCCAAACAGCCACAGCCCGGCCCCGGTCAACCCCAGCAGCGCCAGCGGCAGCACCCCCGTCAGCGGCTGA
- the acs gene encoding acetate--CoA ligase — protein MASPTIESVLHETRLFPPADEFAQNASITSLEEYRALAERAAADPAKFWADLASQELHWFKPWDTVLDWQPPFAKWFVGGKINISYNCLDRHLTTWRRNKAALIWEGEPGDSRTLTYAQLHREVCQVANVLKGLGVQKGDRVGIYMPMVPEAAIAMLACARIGAPHTVIFGGFSAEALKDRLNDAEAKVVITADGGFRKDKVVPLKAAVDQALEGGVPSVSSVLVVQRTKEDIAMVEGRDHWWHELQATASAVCPPEEMDAEDLLFILYTSGTTGKPKGVVHTTGGYNLYTHMTFKWAFDVKDTDVYWCTADVGWITGHSYIVYGPLSNGATTVMYEGVPRPSNPGCFWDVIEKYGVTIFYTAPTAIRAFIKMGDALPKARDLSSLRLLGTVGEPINPEAWMWYHQVIGGERCPIVDTWWQTETGGFMITPLPGAIATKPGSATLPFPGILADVVDLDGHPVAPGEGGYLVIKHPWPSMMRTVYGDDDRFRRTYWEHIAPVEGQYLYFAGDGARKDDDGYFWVMGRVDDVINVSGHRLGTMEVESALVSHPAVAEAAVVGRKDEIKGEDIFAFVILEGQYSPSDELKQQLKQHVVNEIGAIARPGEIQFADALPKTRSGKIIRRFLRNLASGEAIAGDASTMEDQSVLDQLRQG, from the coding sequence ATGGCTTCCCCCACCATTGAATCGGTTCTGCACGAAACTCGCCTGTTTCCCCCCGCCGACGAGTTTGCTCAAAACGCGTCGATTACGAGTCTGGAGGAGTATCGCGCCTTAGCCGAACGGGCAGCGGCTGACCCGGCCAAGTTTTGGGCCGATTTGGCCAGTCAGGAACTGCACTGGTTTAAACCGTGGGATACGGTGCTGGACTGGCAGCCGCCCTTTGCAAAGTGGTTTGTGGGCGGCAAGATCAACATTTCCTATAACTGCTTAGACCGCCACCTGACCACCTGGCGGCGCAACAAAGCCGCCCTGATCTGGGAGGGGGAACCAGGGGACAGCCGCACCCTAACCTATGCCCAGCTGCACCGGGAGGTGTGTCAGGTGGCCAATGTGCTGAAGGGGCTGGGGGTACAGAAGGGCGATCGCGTCGGCATCTACATGCCGATGGTGCCCGAGGCGGCGATCGCCATGCTGGCCTGCGCCCGCATCGGTGCCCCCCACACCGTCATCTTTGGTGGGTTTAGCGCCGAAGCGCTTAAAGATCGCCTCAACGACGCCGAGGCCAAGGTGGTGATCACCGCCGATGGCGGCTTTCGCAAGGACAAGGTGGTGCCGTTAAAGGCCGCCGTCGACCAGGCCCTGGAGGGCGGCGTGCCCAGCGTGTCGAGCGTACTGGTGGTGCAGCGCACCAAAGAAGACATCGCCATGGTGGAGGGACGCGACCACTGGTGGCACGAGCTTCAGGCTACCGCGTCGGCGGTGTGTCCGCCGGAGGAGATGGATGCCGAAGACCTGCTGTTCATTCTCTACACCAGCGGCACCACGGGCAAGCCTAAAGGGGTAGTGCACACCACCGGTGGCTACAACCTCTATACCCACATGACCTTTAAGTGGGCTTTCGATGTTAAAGATACCGATGTCTACTGGTGCACCGCCGATGTCGGCTGGATCACCGGCCATAGCTATATTGTCTACGGCCCGCTGTCGAATGGGGCCACCACGGTGATGTACGAGGGGGTGCCCCGGCCCAGCAACCCTGGCTGCTTCTGGGACGTGATTGAAAAGTATGGGGTAACCATTTTCTATACCGCCCCCACCGCCATTCGCGCCTTTATTAAAATGGGCGACGCCCTACCGAAGGCGCGCGATCTGTCGTCGCTGCGGCTGCTGGGTACAGTGGGCGAACCGATCAACCCCGAGGCCTGGATGTGGTATCACCAGGTGATCGGCGGCGAGCGCTGTCCCATCGTCGACACCTGGTGGCAAACCGAGACCGGCGGGTTTATGATTACGCCGCTGCCGGGGGCGATCGCCACCAAGCCCGGTTCCGCCACCCTGCCCTTCCCCGGCATCCTCGCCGATGTGGTGGATTTGGATGGCCACCCCGTGGCCCCCGGCGAGGGCGGCTACCTGGTGATCAAGCACCCCTGGCCCAGCATGATGCGCACGGTCTACGGTGACGACGATCGCTTTCGACGCACCTACTGGGAGCACATTGCCCCCGTGGAGGGTCAGTACCTCTACTTTGCCGGCGACGGGGCCCGTAAAGACGACGATGGCTACTTCTGGGTGATGGGCCGGGTGGACGATGTGATCAACGTGTCGGGTCATCGCCTGGGCACCATGGAGGTGGAAAGCGCCCTGGTGTCGCATCCGGCGGTGGCCGAGGCCGCCGTGGTGGGCCGCAAAGACGAGATCAAGGGCGAAGACATTTTTGCTTTTGTCATTCTAGAGGGCCAGTATAGCCCCAGCGATGAGCTGAAGCAGCAACTGAAGCAGCATGTGGTGAATGAGATTGGGGCGATCGCCCGGCCCGGCGAAATTCAGTTTGCCGATGCCCTGCCCAAAACGCGATCGGGCAAGATCATTCGCCGCTTCTTGCGGAATTTGGCCAGCGGTGAAGCGATCGCAGGCGATGCGTCCACGATGGAAGACCAGAGCGTACTTGACCAGCTGCGGCAGGGCTGA
- a CDS encoding AbrB family transcriptional regulator has translation MAEKPTPITGKALLQKVKDLSDLTKRETAKECGYYTLTKDNQVRVNLSGFYDALLEAKGINLDPESSKDGRGREPTYRVSVHRNGQIVIGATYTQEMGLKSGDEFEIKLGYKHIQLKQIDADSDEE, from the coding sequence ATGGCAGAAAAACCCACCCCTATTACCGGCAAAGCCCTGCTCCAGAAGGTTAAGGATCTCTCGGACCTAACCAAGCGCGAAACGGCCAAGGAATGCGGCTACTACACCCTCACGAAAGACAACCAGGTGCGGGTCAATCTGTCCGGCTTTTACGATGCTCTGCTTGAGGCCAAGGGCATCAATCTCGATCCTGAGAGTAGCAAAGATGGCCGGGGTCGTGAGCCGACCTATCGCGTCAGTGTTCACAGGAATGGCCAAATTGTGATTGGCGCTACCTACACTCAAGAAATGGGACTCAAGTCGGGGGATGAGTTTGAAATTAAGCTGGGCTATAAACATATTCAGCTGAAGCAGATCGATGCCGACTCGGACGAAGAGTAG
- a CDS encoding precorrin-8X methylmutase, whose product MAKLVQSPILEESFGLIDREFGAHSFTPAEYAVVRRVIHSTADFDFKELVMFGEGAIAAALEHLRGGGPIVVDVTMVRQGVVGLVERTFQNPLLTAVTVGEPAETGRTRTETGLLRCLEQSPNALVVIGNAPTALLALCDRIEAGQVQPALVIGAPVGFVAVEASKQRLAQTAVQQIRVEGRKGGSAVAAAILNALLVLAWEQQP is encoded by the coding sequence ATGGCAAAGCTGGTGCAGAGCCCCATTTTAGAGGAAAGCTTTGGGTTGATAGATCGGGAGTTTGGCGCTCACAGCTTTACCCCGGCGGAGTACGCGGTGGTGCGGCGGGTGATCCACAGCACCGCTGATTTTGACTTTAAAGAATTAGTGATGTTTGGCGAGGGGGCGATCGCGGCGGCCCTGGAGCATCTCCGTGGCGGTGGTCCGATTGTGGTGGATGTGACGATGGTGCGCCAGGGAGTGGTCGGCCTGGTGGAGCGCACGTTTCAAAATCCGCTGCTGACGGCGGTGACGGTGGGCGAGCCAGCGGAGACCGGGCGCACCCGCACCGAGACAGGGCTGCTGCGGTGCCTGGAGCAATCCCCCAATGCCCTGGTGGTGATTGGCAATGCCCCCACGGCCCTGCTGGCGCTGTGCGATCGCATTGAGGCAGGTCAGGTCCAGCCAGCGCTGGTGATCGGCGCTCCGGTGGGGTTTGTGGCCGTCGAGGCGTCAAAGCAGCGGCTGGCCCAGACCGCCGTGCAGCAGATTCGCGTCGAGGGGCGCAAGGGAGGCTCGGCGGTGGCCGCCGCTATTCTCAATGCCCTGCTGGTGCTGGCCTGGGAGCAGCAGCCATGA
- a CDS encoding CPBP family intramembrane glutamic endopeptidase — MALGIPASLLVARIGRVPLAYPVAPQHKLPLLLPLYLVAPAAVEVHRRLEAATWRDYGIVWSPSFGWLGVVGFAIAAGGVVALVALQLGLGWRKWRSLALPPNPDGAVEAPPDGAVAAGPAPGVVLLAVLPLALFVGWIEELVFRGVLVNGLGQALPLGLMAIAVSLFFAVSHLVWDGPAGAPQLPGLAVMGAVLLLARWVAGGSLGLAWGLHAGWVFAIAAIDALALVQPGKESPVWLVGLPDQPLTGVLPLALLGLTGAGLWLFG; from the coding sequence ATGGCCCTGGGCATTCCGGCAAGCTTGCTAGTGGCCCGGATTGGTCGGGTGCCGCTCGCCTACCCGGTGGCCCCCCAGCACAAGCTGCCCCTGCTGCTGCCGCTCTACCTGGTGGCTCCGGCAGCGGTGGAGGTACACCGTCGCCTGGAGGCGGCCACCTGGAGGGACTACGGTATTGTCTGGAGTCCCTCTTTTGGCTGGCTGGGTGTGGTCGGCTTTGCGATCGCGGCGGGGGGTGTTGTAGCCCTGGTGGCATTGCAGCTAGGCCTGGGCTGGCGCAAGTGGCGATCCCTGGCTCTGCCCCCTAACCCTGACGGAGCCGTTGAGGCTCCCCCCGACGGGGCTGTGGCGGCTGGGCCTGCGCCGGGGGTAGTGCTGCTGGCGGTGCTGCCCCTGGCTCTATTTGTGGGCTGGATCGAAGAACTGGTCTTTCGGGGGGTGCTGGTGAACGGCCTCGGGCAGGCCCTGCCCCTCGGGCTGATGGCGATTGCGGTCAGCCTATTTTTTGCGGTCTCTCACCTGGTCTGGGATGGCCCCGCCGGAGCGCCTCAGCTGCCGGGACTGGCGGTGATGGGGGCGGTGCTGCTGCTGGCTCGCTGGGTGGCGGGGGGCAGCCTGGGATTGGCCTGGGGGCTGCATGCCGGGTGGGTGTTTGCGATCGCTGCCATCGATGCCCTGGCCCTGGTGCAGCCCGGCAAAGAAAGCCCCGTTTGGCTGGTGGGGCTGCCCGATCAGCCGCTGACGGGGGTGCTGCCGCTGGCGCTGCTGGGGTTGACCGGGGCCGGGCTGTGGCTGTTTGGCTGA